From one Carboxydothermus pertinax genomic stretch:
- a CDS encoding ABC transporter ATP-binding protein: protein MIEVYGLTKVFKNIRAVDNLSFIAEEGEIYGLLGENGAGKTTTLRMLATMLKPASGIAVINGKDLIKEPEEIRKEVGILFGGESGLYDRLTARENILYFAELHDMDKKEANKKIDILAQKFDMTEFIDRPAAKLSKGMKQKVSIVRSIIHDPKVMLFDEPTSGLDVGSVREVHDFIRFCKEEGKTIIFSSHSMSEVEKLCDKIGIIHKGKLIEEGTIEDLKKKYKTDNLEELFMELVGEKIEV, encoded by the coding sequence TTGATAGAAGTCTATGGTTTAACTAAAGTGTTTAAAAACATAAGAGCAGTAGACAATTTAAGTTTTATAGCAGAAGAAGGAGAAATATACGGGCTTTTGGGTGAAAATGGTGCTGGCAAAACCACAACTTTAAGGATGCTTGCGACAATGCTTAAGCCTGCAAGTGGAATAGCAGTTATAAATGGAAAAGACTTAATAAAAGAACCGGAAGAGATAAGAAAAGAGGTAGGGATACTTTTTGGAGGAGAAAGCGGTTTATATGACAGGCTTACTGCAAGGGAAAATATACTTTATTTTGCAGAACTTCACGATATGGACAAAAAGGAGGCAAATAAAAAAATTGATATATTGGCACAAAAATTTGATATGACTGAATTTATTGATAGACCAGCAGCGAAGCTTTCAAAAGGGATGAAGCAAAAGGTGTCAATTGTGAGGTCAATAATACATGACCCTAAAGTGATGCTTTTTGATGAGCCAACATCAGGCCTGGATGTAGGTTCAGTAAGAGAAGTACACGATTTTATAAGGTTTTGCAAAGAAGAAGGAAAAACAATTATTTTCTCAAGCCACAGCATGTCAGAGGTAGAAAAGCTCTGTGACAAGATAGGTATAATACATAAAGGAAAACTTATAGAGGAAGGAACTATTGAAGATTTAAAGAAGAAATACAAAACAGACAATCTTGAAGAATTATTTATGGAATTGGTAGGTGAGAAAATTGAAGTTTAA
- a CDS encoding HesA/MoeB/ThiF family protein translates to MNNPEEFRYFLNPYILIYEVDDDFVLNSLDESKLILKKNEKNKELINFLTTTDSFKISDLKSYISDYEIQKMLNFKIILSGNRPKILGKYARQEGFFSLISNDFSKYMDKLNKANILILGAGAIGTHVLWNLVAMGIKKITVVDFDVVEESNLNRQLFYCYDDIGKYKVEVLAEKIKKLDPQVELIIYKEKISSVQDIEKYIANKTLVIKSFDTPENATEWVNEVCVKYKIPYISGGFLEYKGIIGPIYIPGKTICAACLGFRNIKIKKGIGPSFAPLTTIVSSRIAMFAFKIIVYDYLDELINKVFIYDMKRESWQVVTVNSQSKCRICGYDPTLERKSISKKYINIVNILRIIVSLTAIFNVVMYIKFNWRFVSIFSLIIFIGSLFVIRFIFRESDSKIQKELFNISCIYSISALWGYVLENININLNLNLNYFFDFLQTVSIFIIQLCISITILFIFLHMLMAIIKNIKILENRDVQN, encoded by the coding sequence ATGAATAATCCAGAGGAGTTTAGGTATTTTTTAAATCCTTATATTCTCATATATGAGGTTGATGATGATTTTGTTTTGAATTCTCTTGATGAAAGTAAGTTAATTTTAAAGAAAAATGAAAAGAATAAAGAGTTAATTAATTTTCTAACTACCACAGATTCATTCAAAATTAGTGATTTAAAAAGTTATATAAGCGATTATGAAATACAAAAGATGTTAAATTTTAAAATTATATTAAGTGGTAATAGACCTAAAATATTAGGAAAATATGCAAGGCAAGAAGGTTTTTTTTCTCTTATTTCGAATGATTTTAGCAAGTATATGGATAAATTAAATAAGGCAAATATATTAATCTTGGGTGCTGGCGCAATTGGTACACATGTTTTGTGGAATTTGGTGGCAATGGGAATTAAAAAAATAACTGTTGTAGATTTTGATGTAGTAGAAGAAAGTAATTTGAATAGACAATTGTTTTATTGCTACGACGATATAGGAAAATATAAAGTCGAAGTATTAGCTGAAAAAATAAAAAAGCTTGATCCTCAGGTTGAATTAATTATTTATAAAGAAAAAATATCTTCGGTTCAAGATATAGAAAAATATATTGCAAATAAAACATTGGTAATTAAATCTTTTGATACACCAGAAAATGCTACAGAATGGGTGAATGAGGTATGTGTAAAATATAAGATACCTTATATTTCAGGTGGTTTTTTAGAGTATAAGGGTATAATTGGACCAATCTATATACCAGGCAAAACTATTTGTGCTGCGTGTTTAGGATTTAGGAACATTAAAATTAAAAAAGGTATTGGACCATCATTTGCTCCTTTAACTACGATAGTATCTTCAAGAATTGCTATGTTTGCGTTCAAAATAATTGTTTACGATTATCTCGATGAACTAATAAATAAAGTGTTTATTTATGATATGAAAAGAGAAAGTTGGCAAGTAGTTACAGTTAATAGCCAAAGCAAATGTAGGATATGCGGTTATGATCCTACATTGGAGAGAAAATCGATTAGTAAAAAGTACATTAATATTGTTAATATTTTAAGGATTATTGTTTCTTTAACTGCAATATTCAATGTGGTAATGTATATTAAATTTAATTGGCGTTTTGTATCTATTTTTTCCTTAATTATATTTATAGGTTCTTTATTTGTTATAAGATTTATATTTAGAGAAAGTGATAGCAAGATTCAAAAAGAATTATTTAATATAAGTTGTATTTATTCTATTTCAGCATTATGGGGTTATGTGCTTGAAAATATTAATATAAACTTAAATTTAAATCTAAATTATTTTTTTGATTTTTTACAAACCGTATCAATATTCATTATTCAATTATGTATTTCAATAACAATCTTATTTATTTTCCTTCATATGTTAATGGCTATAATAAAAAATATTAAAATATTAGAAAATAGAGATGTGCAAAATTAG
- a CDS encoding M50 family metallopeptidase, which yields MEYYKIKEELQFFDVGRDIFHVYDPITNRHFKIGKQEATWLKLLDGKNSKEDLKKFIPEEVLDQFLLNAEKLGLLENKNKRYKLKPNIFKIKFRILNPNKILNKMSNFGIYYRKFLNLSSIPFLIFNILFITYNFNDLLLYLSNAHLTSNFICFYLVIMLLNGFFHEFSHALVAKSYGVNVVSMGIMLLYFQPTFYTDITGINFLNKKNERINVFIAGVMANNILMAIALIIFHYIKHIFQGASLYILYFAIINCLLIIINLIPFIEFDGYYILSNLFEEGDIKTTVNYHIRSLLEERISKNLRLEYLFYFVLSKLFTISILILAVLVMRRYVITIIDASYILFANYIFLAVLIVIFIYYNSKEFFGGKYNE from the coding sequence GTGGAATATTATAAAATTAAAGAGGAACTACAGTTTTTTGATGTTGGGAGAGACATATTTCATGTTTATGATCCAATAACAAATAGGCATTTTAAAATTGGAAAACAAGAAGCTACATGGTTAAAATTACTCGATGGTAAAAATTCTAAAGAGGATTTGAAAAAGTTTATTCCAGAAGAAGTGTTGGATCAATTTTTATTGAATGCTGAAAAATTAGGATTGTTAGAAAACAAAAATAAAAGATATAAATTAAAACCAAATATTTTTAAAATTAAATTTAGAATTTTAAATCCCAATAAAATTTTAAATAAGATGAGTAATTTTGGTATTTATTATAGAAAGTTTTTAAATTTATCCTCAATACCTTTTCTTATATTTAATATACTATTTATAACATATAATTTCAATGATCTATTATTGTATTTGTCAAACGCACATTTGACTTCCAATTTTATTTGTTTTTATTTAGTAATAATGCTACTCAATGGATTTTTTCATGAATTTAGTCATGCACTTGTAGCAAAATCATACGGTGTTAATGTTGTATCAATGGGTATAATGCTTTTATATTTTCAACCAACATTTTATACTGATATAACTGGAATTAACTTTTTAAATAAAAAAAATGAAAGAATAAATGTGTTTATTGCAGGAGTTATGGCTAATAATATTCTGATGGCAATAGCTTTGATAATATTCCACTATATTAAACATATATTTCAAGGTGCTAGCTTATATATATTGTATTTTGCTATAATTAATTGTCTATTGATAATAATTAATTTAATTCCTTTTATCGAATTTGATGGATATTATATTTTAAGTAATCTTTTTGAAGAAGGAGACATTAAAACTACCGTAAATTATCACATACGAAGTTTATTGGAAGAAAGGATAAGTAAAAATCTTAGATTAGAATACTTATTTTATTTTGTACTGTCGAAATTATTTACTATATCTATTTTGATATTAGCAGTTTTGGTAATGAGGAGATATGTTATAACTATAATTGATGCCTCCTATATTTTGTTTGCTAATTATATATTTTTGGCTGTGTTAATTGTTATTTTCATTTACTACAATAGTAAGGAATTTTTTGGGGGAAAATATAATGAATAA
- a CDS encoding magnesium chelatase domain-containing protein, translating into MLSKVHTIALNGINGEIVEVEVDINRGLPGMEVVGLPDTAVKEARERVKSAIKNSGFDFPIARITINLAPADLKKEGSHFDLPIALGILAASEQLNADLSPYIFLGELSLEGQVREVDGVLPSVLAVRGKVPKAVVPYNNRMEGALVSGVEVYGVKSLREIVAFLSGEEELKPEKPLDITEIVREKPDEELDFADVAGQAVAKRALKIAAAGNHNCLML; encoded by the coding sequence ATGCTTTCTAAAGTACATACGATTGCCTTAAACGGCATTAATGGAGAAATAGTAGAGGTGGAGGTAGACATTAACCGCGGGCTTCCGGGGATGGAGGTAGTGGGTCTTCCCGATACCGCCGTCAAAGAAGCCCGGGAACGGGTAAAATCGGCGATAAAAAATTCGGGATTTGATTTTCCGATAGCCCGGATTACCATTAACCTTGCCCCGGCCGACTTAAAAAAAGAAGGCTCCCACTTTGATTTGCCGATAGCTCTCGGGATTTTAGCGGCCAGCGAACAGCTAAACGCTGACCTGTCACCCTACATCTTTTTAGGAGAGCTTTCTTTGGAAGGACAGGTGCGGGAGGTAGATGGGGTTCTACCTTCGGTTTTAGCGGTAAGAGGAAAGGTTCCTAAAGCGGTGGTACCGTACAATAACCGGATGGAAGGGGCGCTGGTTTCCGGGGTTGAGGTTTACGGGGTAAAGAGCTTAAGAGAAATAGTAGCCTTTTTATCGGGAGAAGAAGAGCTTAAACCGGAAAAGCCTCTTGATATTACCGAAATTGTCCGGGAAAAACCCGATGAAGAGCTGGACTTTGCCGATGTGGCAGGACAGGCGGTAGCGAAAAGGGCTCTGAAAATTGCTGCGGCGGGGAATCATAATTGTCTGATGTTATGA
- a CDS encoding ABC transporter ATP-binding protein gives MKAVEIQHLTKIIGGRTVLDDITLELERGKIYGFFGRNGSGKTMLFRAICGLIRPTRGEVRVFGKKIGLDISFPESLGLIIENVGFWDQWTGFQNLKFLASIKNIIKDEDIRTAIKRVGFDPDDKRPYKKYSLGMKQRLGIAQAIMEKPQLLVLDEPTNSLDEEGVNLIRNILLEEKERGATILIASHIKEDIDLLCDEKFRVEAGKVYPAGSVIKDE, from the coding sequence ATGAAGGCGGTAGAAATACAACATTTGACTAAAATAATCGGTGGGCGGACGGTATTGGATGATATAACCCTTGAGCTTGAAAGGGGAAAAATATATGGTTTTTTTGGCAGAAATGGTTCCGGGAAAACCATGTTGTTTAGAGCTATCTGCGGTTTAATAAGACCTACTCGTGGTGAAGTTAGAGTATTTGGCAAGAAAATTGGTTTGGATATTTCATTTCCCGAAAGCTTAGGTTTGATAATAGAAAACGTGGGATTTTGGGATCAGTGGACGGGATTTCAAAATTTAAAATTTTTAGCCTCGATAAAAAATATCATTAAAGATGAAGATATTAGAACTGCTATAAAAAGGGTAGGATTTGATCCGGATGATAAACGGCCTTATAAAAAATACTCTCTGGGGATGAAGCAGCGGCTGGGGATAGCCCAGGCGATAATGGAAAAGCCTCAACTTCTTGTCCTGGATGAGCCTACTAACTCTCTCGACGAAGAGGGTGTTAATCTTATTAGAAATATCTTGCTGGAGGAGAAAGAGAGGGGAGCGACAATACTCATCGCAAGTCATATCAAAGAAGACATCGACTTACTTTGCGATGAGAAGTTCAGGGTAGAAGCCGGAAAAGTATATCCAGCAGGGAGTGTTATTAAAGATGAATAA